In Rhodamnia argentea isolate NSW1041297 chromosome 1, ASM2092103v1, whole genome shotgun sequence, the genomic window gaatatgatctaaaccttcttttttcctcttcaataAGTCCTAGGTTTCACCATTTTTGTCAGTCATATGAAGTcagcttttttccaatttgctcGTGGGAGAAGTACGTGTCGAGACGCTAACGTCAGCACGTGCGTCTCAGGTAGGCTGTCTGACTCTTCACACCTACTACTAGTCTACTACTCCCTCCTATAAAGCTCGGCTCTTCCGACAGCTGCGTTACTATTCTCAGTTGCagggagcgagcgagcgagctctGGAATTGCGTTCGTCTTCTCCATCCTCTTCTCGGATAGACCTAGAGCGAGGACGACGGAGATGGCGTCGGCGGTGAGGAGGATCAAACTGGGGTCGCAGGGTCTCGAGGTCTCCGCCCAGGGGCTGGGCTGCATGGGCATGTCCGCCTTCTACGGCCCACCCAAGCCCGAGCCCGACATGATCGCGCTCATCCACCACGCCGTCGGCTCCGGCGTCACCTTCCTCGACACCTCCGACATCTACGGCCCTTACACCAACGAAATCCTCCTCGGAAAGGTCAGTTCTTTAGTTAAAGGTTCGGCCTTTAGATCAACTAGCCGACGCTGTTCgcacaaaaatttgttttttaatCAGTCTTTCTATGCCTCCCTAGCCTGATCGATAAGCAATAGCGTTGTAGTATTAGCTTGATCGTGCAGAGTGCCGCGATCCTGCGTCTTCGTTTTCTAATCTTGGGGGGAATTTGGGGGGTTTCCTCGTGTTGATTTGGTGTCGATTTTGAGCAGGCACTGAAGGGAGGGGTGAGACAGAAGGTGGAATTGGCTACCAAGTTTGGGGTCAGCTTCGCGGACGGGAAGGGGGAGATCCGGGGCGATCCGGCGTACGTGAGGGCGGCTTGCGAGGCCAGCCTGAAGCGGCTCGACGTCGATTGCATCAACCTCTACTACCAACACCGTATCGACACTCGGGTCCCCATCGAAGTCACTGTATGGATCCTCATTAAACCTTTGCCTCTCTTGAGACTTTCTCTGAGCCATGTGATCATTTGCTAAACTAGATTGGTGTTGATGATGGATCGACGTACTGTTAAGATTTGTTGGCTTTTGTGGCAGAAATGAAAAGGTACTGTTAAATGAGTCTTAAGTTCCGTTGATAGCAGAGTTCAAGATGTGGTTGAGGTGTTGTTAAAGATGATTGTATGGTAATTATTTTGgttttctgattctattttcCGGAACTAAAAAAGGTGAGAAtcctgtttggtaatgtaaattaTTTTGATTCTGGTTCTGTTCTCGATagcagttttggagcaaaaataagaacaaaaaaaaagttggttttggaaaaagaacCACTTTTAAGAATCATAAAACAGAATGAAGCCTCacatctcactttttcttttcggttTTCTCGTCAATTTTCTCTCGACCTAAAACAGAACatggtctcattttcaaagaaaaatatataagataataaaatttaaaatttaaaaaatttaaaaaaaatcataaaaatttcagaaaatctctaaaaatagaagaagcttagattatgctagtttgacctcattttcataaatttgggcctagattctCTAGATTTCacatattttattcttttttagaaaaatcataaacacctttgcAATTAAACTCGAACAGCATTTCTCTAAGTTCTTAGGGCTTCATTACAAttttatgatgcgatttatcgATGCTGTGATTCCTTAATTacgcacttgatttcattgattttgatttgcctaggtttatgtaCTGTAGACTTaatctagttttagaaaattttgaaaaaagacaaaaataaccatCGTGAACACTTAGCAATCTCTCATTCTTAAGTTTTCGATGAATTAAGACCAAGATTTGATTTCCTATAACCAAAAATGCATACCAATGTAGGGCAATGTAGTGCATTTTTCTTGCGAAAATAATGGTGTCGCTCATGCCGGTTGTCCGCTTGCTCAAAAGAGTTCGATGAAACCCCACAATAAATTGCGAAAATGActcgtgatgattcttgatatttctttttatatttcaatatgaaatatgttatataagaaaaattaatatgaattaatcttcgattaattttgaaatgcatatgaaatttcacaaagtaactacgtagTTATTTGGCtcaaatgataaaaattgaGGAGCAATTGtttccgggaacagaaattttgtgcggttatcaaacgcgtttctatttcAAGAATAGACATTTTAGGCAGCTACCGAACACTTTTTGATTCCctaaaactcattcaaggaaacagaattagaaaagtcattttaatcaaaatcactttttgggATCGGAATGGTTACCATACAAGCCCTTAGTGGctgagtttttcttttatgggcATCTCTTACAAGTTAAGTGTCAAAAAGCATAGACAATTATTCAAATTCTTCCTTTGAGATGAAAGTGCCACGGGGTTCATCCTGATTTATACACGAGAATCGCATTGAAAGTTGCTCCTTTGACTTAATACCTCACAACTTTTTTGTTGCATTGAGATGCATAAAGATCGACTAATCTGTGCTGAGAACTACCTAGTCAAAATGTAATGTTTGGAAAGTCAGGGAACACAAACTATTGAGGGATCAGGACACAATAAAAGCTAATGATGTGCATAATTTTCTGGATCTTAACACGCAGGATCTTGAGTGTTGTTTTGTCATGTGAATATGCACAGATTGGAGAGCTTAAGAAGCTCGTTGAAGAGGGTAAAATCAAGTACATTGGTTTATCCGAGGCCTGTGCGTCCACAATCAGAAGAGCACATGCTGTTCATCCCATCACAGCGGTGCAATTGGAGTGGTCACTGTGGACAAGAGATGTGGAGGCAGAGATAATTCCCACGTGCAGGTAAAAAACCACTCTGTTAGCTTGTTTATGCACTAACAGCAGTTTTCTTCTGACTGCACTTCCTTAAAATGGTGACTAGGGAGCTTGGCATTGGAATCGTTGCCTATAGTCCTTTAGGACAAGGATTCTTTTCTCTGGGCTCCAAGTTGTTGGAGAATATCTCCGAGGACGATCTCAGACAGGTCTGTTTCTGTTGATCAACATAATTAGATGCTCACTGTGACCGTAATTCTCATTGAAGTGCTGGATTGTTAACTGTTCTTGGGGTATCGAGAAAAAGTATCTGGATGGGATGAATAAAAATTGGTGGCACAAATGCTTTATATTCTCATATATCTTCAATCCAGCACTCGCCATACGTCCCAGCTTTCGTGATTCTAGATTTATGTAAAATCAAAACTAATGGCTTAATGAGCCTGAAAGACGTAGTTCCCCGGATTTTCATGCTTTTGGGAATGAATAAACATAGGTTTATTTGCAAGTTCCTCTGTTTCCCAGCCTTCCCACCATTTCCTATTCACTATCCTTCCCCATTTTCCacccatcctttttctctcatctttcctcACAAGATTAGCAAGATCTCCTTAATATAACCGACACCAGTATACGGCCTCAGCCCTTCATTCGTTTTTTGTTCTCATCTTTCTGCACAGGACAAATTATATCTTGACGCAACCAGTTCTTGAGTGAGGACTCCCCAACACAACCTTCCTATGGAAGTTTTGGGATCATGTTCCTATCTGAAATAAAGCCAATTGTGTATTACTTCCTGCCATTAGTGTTTGACTTGTGATCGTGCCGGGCAAGTGAGTACTTAGATTGTTAGGGATCTAAAAAAGAGCTTTACGTCCGACAACATTCTTGTACACATCATCCAAATTTgtgatttctttattttatgtgTGACAAATGGATATCTTCATATGTACAAAACTTAGATTGTCGATTTTGTTTCTGTTGTCACATCTTACATCAAAACCATCAGCCTTGCGTGGTAGTTGCTAGACCACTTTGCTTCCACTTTTTGAATGCTTATAATTTTGAACAAGATATTTAATCATGTCAAGATAATCTTTAACTAATCATGCTTTACAGTGATGGCAAACTTTTAAATGCTTCATGTCAAGTAACAAGACAATCTGATGGCATGCAATGCAACCACTTTTGCACTTGTTGCCACTTTTGCACTAGTTGCCGCAAGATTAGGCATGAAAGGGAAAATGATAGTTGCTCGTATGCTCTACATTGAGACAGTGCTCTATTTTATGCAGTACCAACCAAGGCTCCGGCCAGAGAACTTGGCTCACAATGCAAAGTTATTCGATCGAGTGAATGAAATTGCGCAAAGAAAGGGATGCACCCCGTCGCAGTTAGCCCTCGCCTGGGTACACCACCAGGGCAACGACGTCTGCCCGATTCCCGGCACGACCAAGATCGAGAATTTCAACCAGAACATTGGAGCTCTGTCTGTGAAGCTTACACCGGAAGAGATGGCGGAGCTCGAATCAATTGCATCTGCGGACAATGTCAAGGGTGGCAGGTTCAATAGCAGCGTGTCTACATGGGAAAACTCTGAAACTCCACCCCTTTCGTCATGGAAACCTGCTTAGAAACATGTCTGCTTCTGTCGCTGCATCTTTGATATGCAGAGTTTGAGCATCTGCTGCTGAAGTATTTTGAGGCTATGTTGGGTAGCTGTGATAAGTATGTGTAAGAAGATGAGAGTACTTGTTATCCTGTAATAAAATCTGAAATTCAGAGAATAACTGTTACCGTTTTGTAAAAGTGACATTTGCTATGAGAAGATTATACATGTGTATCGCGATGACTATTAACTGCGACCGCCGGGTGACTTGTAAGATCAAGAAATCGGGATTTTGAGTAATTCAAACTCATTCGTACATACTAGAGTGACACTTTATTCACCTGAACCATGACTTGAATTCTTTACACTCTCAAGATTGTGGATACTAAGCACATTGACGCAATGCTAGGAGGCACGTTTTCTATAACAGAACGATTGCTGAGCCGATGGCTCTCCACAAGGTTTTGATCGGTCGCCACGTCCagtctttctttgaaataaaattcttGCTGAAAAGGTTTTGATGTTAATTTAGAAATGTACCAACTGAAATAAGGTTATTGATTTGGTTCGTTCATATAGAGATAAGAGGTCCGACATTCTTAGCGCAACTGTGGAAAAAGAGAGGTCGTTTGTTGAGTTCTCACAATCAGGTGTAGATTAACCTGTTAACAAGGTTGTCAAATTATTCATGAAATTCTAGCCAACTCGCAAAACCTTGGCAGCCTaagaattttatttgaaataaaatcggaCTGTAATGGGCAAGTTCCGTAAAATTGCAAATGATGTGTTTTTTCTCTTGGGACCCATTTTCGGCTGTTGTGATTGAATAAGTGGTGCCATTTGTTGTCGGGTGATTTAGCGAGAGCTGTGAagtgtaaaaataaaaactaatgatTGCTAAACGTAACGAAACCATTTGCCCCATGTTCTTGTTTTGCTTCTCCAACCCACGTTCGCCAAGGAAAAGGAGCCGGCCTTGTGCGAATGAGCGGTGGAGGCAAGGGTGTTGGAGGCGTGCAACCAGGCTATGGCGGAGACGGCAGCGGAGGGGCGGCGGCGAAGACCTTCAATGGTGAAGgatttgaaagaaattaaagatCCCTCCTCCTAGGGTTAATGCAAAGCCTTCACCCCCAATCCAAGAATGGTTTTGATTGTGTCTTCTGTGTTACCTCCGTGATTCGCCCGAGGTCCGGTGGCCCTGGCGACTTGCGATTGGACGGCGCCTCAACTGGGAAGAAAGCTCCGACCACCAATCCAGCCATGGCCGATTCGAAGATGGGGATGCCGTGCGACTTGCACATTGGAGGATCGATAGCTTCAGATCCTCTTCTTACAAAACAATTCAAGCTTTTCAAAATGAGCATTGAGAAATGGCTAGTACTCCCATTGATCAGTTGAATTTTGCTCATACTCCTTCAGCTAAATTTTGCCTACGTCGCTCCAAGAGAGTTAAGGTGAGGCTAAGAGTTCATACGGAAGGTTTCTAAATGGTTTGTCCCTGTGTATGTTCAGCAAGAGCACATGTGTGAGTCCTATTCCAGGCGCTGACCAACATTGGAGGACATCATTCAAATCTTCGTGGCTGAAGGTATGCCTTAGACGATGCGCAGGTGGGCTCGTGCACCGGCTTCTGTTTTAATTGAGAACGTGgggttttgattttcaattttcaagttttgccttttttttttcaaattcaatttttttttttggtaaagatgcC contains:
- the LOC115745205 gene encoding probable aldo-keto reductase 2 isoform X3; this encodes MASAVRRIKLGSQGLEVSAQGLGCMGMSAFYGPPKPEPDMIALIHHAVGSGVTFLDTSDIYGPYTNEILLGKALKGGVRQKVELATKFGVSFADGKGEIRGDPAYVRAACEASLKRLDVDCINLYYQHRIDTRVPIEVTIGELKKLVEEGKIKYIGLSEACASTIRRAHAVHPITAVQLEWSLWTRDVEAEIIPTCRELGIGIVAYSPLGQGFFSLGSKLLENISEDDLRQYQPRLRPENLAHNAKLFDRVNEIAQRKGCTPSQLALAWVHHQGNDVCPIPGTTKIENFNQNIGALSVKLTPEEMAELESIASADNVKGGRFNSSVSTWENSETPPLSSWKPA